One genomic region from Curtobacterium sp. 9128 encodes:
- a CDS encoding ROK family transcriptional regulator, translated as MQRDTPAGGNRNTARVLRLVHQEGPLTRADLTRATGLNRSTTLALVGELVELGLASETEDGAATGVGRPSPVVRASADVVAAAVTVEIDAVTVAMVGLDGSIRSRVTEHTDDRPTADEAVQIVARLLDERPARLVGVGVSIPGTVRVEDGLVRDAPHLGWRDEPFAAPLAGATGLPVRVANDANLGAWAERLYGSGRGVSDLVYLNGGASGIGGGVISAGQPLSGADGYAGELGHTFVADNGIRCHCGAIGCLETEASRASLVAVTGVPADDLPALAEALAAGGPEVDRVVDRQVAALATGLRNAIHTVNPEVVVLGGFLGVLLGHVGDRVLEAVRAQSMAAMVDRVRIVPAELGSDVLLRGAAEIGFRELLDDPARIHALTERPTARPSERQKAGTP; from the coding sequence ATGCAGCGCGACACACCGGCCGGCGGCAACCGGAACACCGCGCGTGTGCTCCGACTCGTCCATCAAGAGGGGCCGCTCACCCGCGCGGACCTGACGCGCGCGACCGGCCTGAACCGCTCCACGACCCTTGCGCTCGTCGGGGAACTCGTCGAACTCGGCCTGGCCTCCGAGACCGAGGACGGCGCGGCCACCGGGGTCGGGCGACCGAGTCCGGTGGTCCGTGCGTCGGCCGACGTCGTGGCGGCCGCCGTCACGGTGGAGATCGACGCCGTGACGGTGGCCATGGTCGGCCTCGACGGCAGCATCCGGTCCCGGGTCACCGAGCACACCGACGACCGACCGACCGCTGACGAGGCCGTGCAGATCGTCGCGAGGCTCCTCGACGAACGCCCCGCGCGCCTCGTGGGGGTCGGCGTCTCGATCCCCGGCACGGTCCGCGTCGAGGACGGTCTCGTGCGGGACGCGCCGCACCTCGGCTGGCGCGACGAGCCGTTCGCCGCGCCACTCGCCGGCGCGACCGGCCTGCCCGTGCGCGTCGCGAACGACGCCAACCTCGGTGCGTGGGCGGAGCGCCTGTACGGATCCGGCCGCGGGGTGTCCGATCTCGTCTACCTGAACGGCGGCGCGAGCGGCATCGGCGGCGGGGTCATCAGCGCCGGTCAGCCGTTGAGCGGCGCGGACGGGTACGCGGGGGAGCTCGGCCACACCTTCGTCGCGGACAACGGGATCCGCTGCCACTGCGGCGCCATCGGCTGCCTCGAGACCGAGGCGTCGCGTGCGTCGCTCGTCGCCGTGACGGGCGTGCCGGCGGACGACCTGCCGGCGCTCGCCGAGGCCCTCGCGGCCGGCGGCCCGGAGGTCGACCGCGTCGTCGACCGGCAGGTGGCCGCGTTGGCGACCGGCCTCCGCAACGCCATCCACACCGTCAACCCCGAGGTGGTCGTGCTCGGCGGGTTCCTCGGGGTGCTGCTCGGTCACGTCGGGGACCGCGTGCTCGAGGCCGTCCGAGCACAGTCGATGGCCGCGATGGTGGACCGGGTCCGCATCGTGCCGGCCGAACTCGGATCGGACGTGCTGCTCCGCGGCGCCGCCGAGATCGGGTTCCGTGAGCTGCTCGACGACCCGGCGCGCATCCACGCCCTGACGGAGCGGCCGACAGCACGTCCATCCGAACGACAGAAAGCGGGTACCCCGTGA